A part of Streptomyces sp. NBC_01497 genomic DNA contains:
- a CDS encoding GNAT family N-acetyltransferase, with translation MTEPGIPAPREDRLVVAPASVADWAQVEEWAAGENWNPGLRDTACFHPTDPEGFFVGRLGGRPVSAVSVVRYSEGYAFLGHYLVRPALRGRGLGLATWQAAVPHAGSRTIGLDAVPEQEATYRRSGFVAAYRSLRYGGRPPRRSAPPPPAGRLPAPLPAGRPPNAGPWSADAPAPGQPPADPSLADGVVRERGALLDRVAAYDARCFPAERRGFLGRWLAEPGHVAYVRLRGGVIRGYGVIRPARSGHRVGPLFADTPEDAGALLDALLAHADPDSDVVVDVPEGHAAARSLVEARGLVPGSYTVRMYAGEAPPTPAGRVFGGTSLELG, from the coding sequence ATGACCGAGCCCGGCATCCCGGCGCCCCGCGAGGACCGACTCGTCGTCGCCCCGGCCTCCGTCGCCGACTGGGCGCAGGTGGAGGAGTGGGCGGCCGGCGAGAACTGGAACCCCGGCCTGCGTGACACGGCCTGCTTCCACCCCACCGATCCCGAGGGGTTCTTCGTGGGCCGTCTCGGTGGCCGCCCGGTCTCCGCGGTCTCCGTCGTCAGGTACTCCGAGGGGTACGCGTTCCTCGGCCACTACCTCGTCCGGCCCGCTCTGCGCGGGCGTGGACTCGGCCTCGCCACCTGGCAGGCGGCCGTGCCGCACGCGGGGTCGCGGACGATCGGACTGGACGCGGTGCCGGAGCAGGAGGCGACGTACCGGCGTTCCGGTTTCGTGGCGGCGTACCGCTCCCTGCGGTACGGAGGCCGTCCCCCGCGCCGGTCCGCGCCGCCACCCCCGGCGGGTCGGCTCCCGGCCCCGCTGCCTGCCGGCCGTCCGCCGAACGCCGGCCCGTGGAGTGCTGATGCGCCGGCCCCCGGTCAGCCGCCGGCCGATCCCTCGCTCGCCGACGGCGTGGTGCGCGAGAGGGGAGCCCTGCTGGACCGCGTCGCCGCGTATGACGCCCGCTGTTTTCCCGCCGAGCGGCGCGGCTTCCTCGGCCGGTGGCTGGCGGAGCCCGGGCATGTCGCCTACGTACGGCTGCGGGGCGGCGTGATCCGGGGGTACGGCGTGATCCGTCCGGCCAGGTCCGGTCACCGGGTGGGCCCCCTGTTCGCGGACACGCCCGAGGACGCGGGCGCCCTGCTGGACGCGCTGCTCGCGCACGCGGATCCGGACAGCGACGTCGTCGTGGACGTACCCGAAGGGCACGCCGCCGCGCGCTCCCTGGTGGAGGCGCGGGGACTGGTGCCGGGCTCGTACACGGTACGGATGTACGCGGGTGAGGCACCGCCCACCCCGGCCGGGCGTGTCTTCGGCGGGACCAGCCTCGAACTGGGCTGA